A genomic stretch from Georgenia muralis includes:
- a CDS encoding GNAT family N-acetyltransferase, protein MPALPSARIRPASVLDAAALARVHQQGWRETYRDRVPETVYTERDHTLEGQWAARLADPGDTHTWIAERDGEAVGLASARATGPGQVRPLELTLLYVLAAEQGRRTGLHLLRLAVGDAPCFLWVVEDNDRAVAFYRRQGFELDGARREQAAHGLLPEVRMVR, encoded by the coding sequence GTGCCCGCCCTGCCCTCCGCCCGGATCCGCCCGGCGTCGGTCCTCGACGCCGCGGCGCTCGCCCGAGTGCACCAGCAGGGCTGGCGCGAGACCTACCGCGACCGGGTCCCGGAGACGGTCTACACCGAGCGGGACCACACCCTCGAGGGCCAGTGGGCGGCCCGCCTCGCCGACCCGGGCGACACCCACACGTGGATCGCCGAGCGGGACGGCGAGGCCGTGGGCCTCGCGAGCGCCCGCGCGACGGGACCGGGCCAGGTCCGGCCCCTCGAGCTGACGCTGCTCTACGTCCTCGCCGCCGAGCAGGGCCGCCGCACGGGCCTGCACCTGCTGCGCCTGGCCGTCGGGGACGCGCCGTGCTTCCTGTGGGTGGTCGAGGACAACGACCGGGCGGTGGCCTTCTACCGGCGCCAGGGGTTCGAGCTCGACGGTGCCCGCCGCGAGCAGGCGGCGCACGGGCTCCTGCCCGAGGTGCGGATGGTGCGCTGA
- a CDS encoding alpha/beta fold hydrolase, translating to MSLALHHHGPDSDLPLVLLHGFPLDSSMWDDVVSHLPDLRVVTVDAPGFGSSPAGSAVSEALGHPRRPALTTYADAVAAALDGAGIGRGVVAGLSMGGYAVLALAERHRGLLAGIGLLDTRAGADDETARRNRLKVAEAALGAAGSSAVAPMLEKVVGPTTLAERPEVVERLRAALAAAPPGGIAWAQHAMANRPGRLAVLRDLDVPALVLRGAEDEMSPQAAAEEMAHALTDVEVVVVPRAGHMSALEAPAEVAVALHRLHERAAQR from the coding sequence ATGAGCCTGGCACTGCACCACCACGGCCCCGACTCCGACCTCCCCCTCGTCCTGCTCCACGGCTTCCCGCTCGACTCCTCGATGTGGGACGACGTCGTGTCGCACCTCCCCGACCTCCGCGTCGTCACCGTCGACGCCCCCGGTTTCGGCTCCTCGCCCGCGGGCAGCGCCGTCTCCGAGGCGCTCGGGCACCCGCGCCGGCCGGCCCTGACCACGTACGCGGACGCCGTGGCGGCCGCGCTGGACGGGGCCGGGATCGGCCGGGGCGTCGTCGCGGGGCTGTCCATGGGTGGCTACGCCGTCCTCGCCCTCGCCGAGCGTCACCGGGGCCTGCTCGCCGGCATCGGGCTCCTCGACACCCGTGCCGGCGCCGACGACGAGACGGCGCGCCGGAACCGCCTCAAGGTGGCCGAGGCCGCCCTGGGGGCCGCGGGCTCGTCCGCCGTCGCGCCGATGCTGGAGAAGGTGGTCGGGCCGACGACGCTGGCCGAGCGGCCCGAGGTCGTCGAGCGGCTGCGGGCCGCCCTGGCCGCGGCGCCCCCCGGCGGCATCGCCTGGGCGCAGCACGCGATGGCCAACAGGCCCGGCCGGCTGGCGGTCCTGCGCGACCTGGACGTCCCGGCACTGGTCCTGCGCGGCGCGGAGGACGAGATGAGCCCGCAGGCGGCCGCCGAGGAGATGGCCCACGCCCTCACCGACGTCGAGGTCGTGGTCGTCCCGCGGGCCGGCCACATGAGCGCCCTCGAGGCGCCCGCGGAGGTCGCCGTCGCGCTGCACCGGCTGCACGAGCGGGCCGCGCAGCGCTGA
- a CDS encoding N-acetylglucosamine-6-phosphate deacetylase yields the protein MTVLRGRVVTPTGVLDDGVVLLDGDRIALVADLTTPAGRGAAEAALAAAGEALPDPDGGLVLPGLVDLHCHGGGGASFPDATDADEALRAVAEHRRHGTTTLVASLVTAAPHTLRERVALLADLADAGQVAGIHLEGPFLSTVRCGAQDPALIALPDVELTEELLALARGHLVSMTLAPEHAGNLDVAARLVAGGALPSWGHTDAGPEETRGALAASAALLAGGGRSPRATVTHLFNGMHPWHHREPGPVGEFLAAARRGSAVVELIGDGTHLHPALVREVHELVGREGAVLVTDAMAAAGMADGSYRLGSQDVTVSGGVARLTDGGAIAGGTAHLLDVVRTTVAGGVPLADAVHMASAGPAAVLGADDVGALEAGRRADVLVTDADLRPLRVLRGGVEVPLPQTPAPPTDERPAT from the coding sequence ATGACTGTGCTGCGCGGGCGGGTGGTGACCCCCACCGGCGTCCTCGACGACGGCGTGGTCCTCCTCGACGGCGACCGCATCGCGCTCGTGGCCGACCTCACCACCCCGGCCGGCCGCGGCGCGGCCGAGGCGGCGCTGGCCGCGGCGGGCGAGGCCCTGCCCGACCCTGACGGCGGCCTCGTCCTGCCGGGCCTGGTGGACCTGCACTGCCACGGCGGCGGGGGAGCGTCCTTCCCGGACGCCACCGACGCCGACGAGGCGCTCCGGGCCGTCGCCGAGCACCGGCGGCACGGCACCACGACGCTCGTGGCCTCCCTCGTCACGGCCGCCCCGCACACCCTGCGGGAGCGGGTCGCGCTCCTCGCCGACCTCGCCGACGCCGGCCAGGTCGCCGGGATCCACCTCGAGGGCCCGTTCCTGTCCACGGTGCGCTGCGGGGCCCAGGACCCCGCGCTCATCGCCCTGCCGGACGTCGAGCTGACCGAGGAGCTGCTCGCGCTGGCTCGCGGGCACCTGGTCTCCATGACGCTCGCACCGGAGCACGCCGGCAACCTCGACGTCGCCGCACGGCTCGTGGCGGGCGGGGCGCTGCCGTCCTGGGGTCACACCGACGCCGGGCCCGAGGAGACGCGCGGCGCGCTCGCGGCGTCCGCGGCGCTGCTCGCCGGCGGGGGGCGGTCGCCCCGCGCGACGGTGACGCACCTGTTCAACGGCATGCACCCCTGGCACCACCGCGAGCCCGGCCCGGTGGGGGAGTTCCTCGCCGCCGCCCGGCGCGGCTCCGCCGTCGTCGAGCTCATCGGCGACGGCACCCACCTGCACCCCGCGCTCGTCCGGGAGGTCCACGAGCTCGTCGGGCGCGAGGGCGCGGTGCTCGTCACCGACGCGATGGCGGCCGCGGGCATGGCCGACGGCAGCTACCGGCTGGGCTCGCAGGACGTCACCGTCTCGGGCGGCGTCGCGCGCCTGACCGACGGCGGCGCCATCGCCGGGGGCACCGCGCACCTCCTGGACGTCGTGCGCACGACCGTCGCGGGCGGGGTGCCCCTCGCCGACGCCGTCCACATGGCCTCGGCGGGTCCGGCAGCCGTGCTCGGCGCGGACGACGTCGGCGCGCTCGAGGCGGGCCGCCGCGCCGACGTCCTCGTCACCGACGCCGACCTGCGCCCCCTGCGCGTGCTGCGCGGCGGCGTCGAGGTGCCGCTCCCGCAGACCCCCGCACCACCGACCGACGAGAGGCCAGCGACATGA
- the fdhA gene encoding formaldehyde dehydrogenase, glutathione-independent, producing MGNKAVSYAGPGKVEVIDIDYPVFELKDGPGVNPANVGRKVNHGAILKVVSTNICGSDQHMVRGRTTAPEGLVLGHEITGEVVEVGSDVEFIKVGDLVSVPFNIACGRCRNCKEGKTGICLNVNPDRPGSAYGYVDMGGWVGGQAEYVLVPYADWNLLKFPDKDQAMEKILDLTMLSDIFPTGFHGAYTAGTKVGSTVYIAGAGPVGLAAATSAQLLGAAVVIVGDLNEERLAQARAFGCETVDVSKGDPKDQIEQILGVPEVDCAVDAVGFEARGHGAGSAKEAPATVLNSIMDITAAGGALGIPGLYVTGDPGAVDEAAKHGTLSISLGTGWAKSLSFTTGQCPVMRYHRGLMMAILHDKVQIAKNVHATPIPLDQAPQGYAEFDSGAAKKYVLDPHGLIKV from the coding sequence GTGGGCAACAAGGCAGTCAGCTACGCAGGTCCGGGCAAGGTCGAGGTCATCGACATCGACTACCCGGTGTTCGAGCTCAAGGACGGACCGGGGGTCAACCCGGCCAACGTGGGCCGGAAGGTCAACCACGGAGCGATCCTCAAGGTGGTGTCCACGAACATCTGCGGCTCGGACCAGCACATGGTCCGGGGCCGCACGACCGCTCCCGAGGGGCTCGTGCTGGGTCACGAGATCACGGGCGAGGTGGTCGAGGTCGGCTCCGACGTGGAGTTCATCAAGGTCGGTGACCTGGTGTCCGTGCCGTTCAACATCGCGTGCGGTCGCTGCCGCAACTGCAAGGAGGGCAAGACCGGCATCTGCCTCAACGTCAACCCCGACCGGCCGGGCTCGGCCTACGGGTACGTGGACATGGGCGGCTGGGTCGGCGGCCAGGCGGAGTACGTCCTCGTGCCGTACGCCGACTGGAACCTGCTGAAGTTCCCCGACAAGGACCAGGCGATGGAGAAGATCCTCGACCTGACCATGCTCTCCGACATCTTCCCCACCGGCTTCCACGGCGCCTACACCGCGGGCACCAAGGTCGGCAGCACGGTCTACATCGCCGGCGCCGGGCCCGTGGGTCTCGCGGCGGCCACGTCGGCCCAGCTCCTCGGCGCCGCCGTCGTCATCGTCGGCGACCTCAACGAGGAGCGGCTGGCCCAGGCACGGGCGTTCGGCTGCGAGACGGTCGACGTCTCCAAGGGCGACCCGAAGGACCAGATCGAGCAGATCCTCGGCGTGCCCGAGGTGGACTGCGCCGTCGACGCCGTCGGGTTCGAGGCGCGCGGGCACGGAGCCGGGTCGGCCAAGGAGGCCCCGGCCACCGTGCTCAACTCGATCATGGACATCACCGCGGCCGGCGGGGCGCTGGGCATCCCGGGCCTCTATGTCACCGGTGACCCCGGGGCGGTCGACGAGGCGGCCAAGCACGGCACCCTGTCGATCAGCCTGGGCACGGGCTGGGCCAAGTCGCTGAGCTTCACCACCGGCCAGTGTCCGGTGATGCGCTACCACCGCGGCCTGATGATGGCGATCCTCCACGACAAGGTGCAGATCGCGAAGAACGTCCACGCGACGCCGATCCCGCTGGACCAGGCGCCGCAGGGCTACGCCGAGTTCGACTCCGGCGCGGCCAAGAAGTACGTCCTCGACCCGCACGGGCTCATCAAGGTCTGA
- a CDS encoding DUF2550 domain-containing protein, with protein sequence MWGILTALALVVLAVIALTGRVRHLGRRVGSFECALRRPGQRDWTSGIAVFGSGRLDWHRLVSLAHRPARSFVRRDLEIVGRRPRGPGPRGVRVVEVAFRYRGEDLELAMGDQALAGLVSWLEAAPPNEGRP encoded by the coding sequence GTGTGGGGCATCCTCACGGCGCTCGCCCTCGTCGTCCTGGCGGTCATCGCCCTCACCGGGCGGGTGCGCCACCTCGGCCGGCGCGTCGGCTCGTTCGAGTGCGCGCTGCGACGGCCCGGGCAGCGTGACTGGACGTCGGGGATCGCCGTCTTCGGCTCGGGCCGCCTCGACTGGCACCGGCTCGTCTCCCTCGCCCACCGGCCGGCCCGCAGCTTCGTGCGGCGCGACCTGGAGATCGTCGGTCGCCGGCCCCGGGGGCCGGGCCCGCGCGGCGTGAGGGTGGTCGAGGTCGCGTTCCGGTACCGGGGCGAGGACCTCGAGCTCGCCATGGGCGACCAGGCCCTGGCCGGCCTCGTGAGCTGGCTGGAGGCCGCACCGCCCAACGAGGGGCGTCCGTGA
- a CDS encoding GH1 family beta-glucosidase, whose translation MSERTFPEDFVWGAATAAYQIEGAVTEGGRGPSIWDTFSHTPGRTHEGDTGDVAVDHYHRWREDVALMAGLGLDAYRFSISWPRVQPGGRGPLNPEGVGFYRALAGELAAAGINPVVTLYHWDLPQELQDAGGWTNRETAYAFAGYARAMARELGDLVEVWTTLNEPWCSAYLGYASGVHAPGVTDPAAALAAAHHLNLAHGLAAAAIREELGDDANVSIALNLHVTRPADPERAADLEAAHEVDLVGNHIFLGPLLDGSYPVELRELTSSVTDWSFVQEGDLALIRQRLDVLGVNYYSTNYVRRLGPGERPTGTGGHGDSAASPWVGLDTVEFLAPRGPVTAMGWNIEPEGLHELLTALTIAYDGLPLMITENGAAFDDTVGADGAVQDPERQDYLYRHIDAVGRAIDDGADVRGYFLWSLLDNFEWAYGYAKRFGIVRVDYATQERTPKASARWYSELVRSGVLRPPA comes from the coding sequence ATGAGCGAGCGCACGTTCCCCGAGGACTTCGTCTGGGGGGCGGCCACGGCGGCCTACCAGATCGAGGGTGCGGTGACCGAGGGCGGCCGCGGGCCCTCGATCTGGGACACCTTCTCCCACACCCCGGGGCGCACGCACGAGGGCGACACGGGCGACGTCGCCGTGGACCACTACCACCGCTGGCGCGAGGACGTCGCGCTCATGGCCGGGCTCGGCCTGGACGCCTACCGCTTCTCGATCTCGTGGCCGCGGGTGCAGCCCGGCGGGCGCGGGCCGCTCAACCCCGAGGGCGTCGGGTTCTACCGGGCCCTGGCGGGCGAGCTCGCCGCGGCGGGGATCAACCCGGTCGTCACGCTCTACCACTGGGACCTGCCCCAGGAGCTCCAGGACGCCGGCGGGTGGACCAACCGGGAGACGGCCTACGCCTTCGCCGGGTACGCCCGTGCGATGGCCCGCGAGCTCGGCGACCTCGTCGAGGTCTGGACGACGCTGAACGAACCCTGGTGCAGCGCCTACCTCGGGTACGCCTCCGGCGTCCACGCCCCCGGCGTCACGGACCCGGCGGCCGCCCTGGCCGCCGCGCACCACCTCAACCTCGCGCACGGCCTGGCCGCGGCGGCCATCCGCGAGGAGCTGGGCGACGACGCCAACGTCTCCATCGCCCTCAACCTCCACGTCACCCGGCCGGCCGACCCCGAGCGTGCCGCCGACCTCGAGGCCGCGCACGAGGTCGACCTCGTCGGCAACCACATCTTCCTCGGCCCGCTGCTCGACGGGTCGTACCCCGTCGAGCTGCGCGAGCTCACGTCCTCGGTCACCGACTGGTCGTTCGTCCAGGAGGGCGACCTCGCCCTCATCCGCCAGCGCCTGGACGTGCTCGGGGTCAACTACTACTCCACGAACTACGTGCGCCGGCTCGGTCCCGGTGAGCGCCCCACCGGCACCGGCGGCCACGGCGACTCGGCCGCCAGCCCCTGGGTCGGGCTCGACACGGTGGAGTTCCTGGCGCCGCGCGGTCCGGTCACCGCGATGGGCTGGAACATCGAGCCCGAGGGGCTGCACGAGCTCCTCACCGCCCTGACGATCGCCTACGACGGGCTGCCGCTCATGATCACGGAGAACGGGGCGGCCTTCGACGACACCGTCGGCGCGGACGGTGCGGTCCAGGACCCCGAGCGGCAGGACTACCTCTACCGGCACATCGACGCCGTCGGGCGCGCGATCGACGACGGCGCGGACGTGCGCGGCTACTTCCTGTGGTCCCTCCTCGACAACTTCGAGTGGGCGTACGGCTACGCCAAGCGGTTCGGCATCGTGCGGGTGGACTACGCGACCCAGGAGCGCACCCCCAAGGCCTCGGCGCGGTGGTACTCCGAGCTGGTCCGCTCCGGCGTGCTGCGCCCGCCCGCCTGA
- the nucS gene encoding endonuclease NucS, translating to MRVVIAKCSVDYSGRLDAHLPLATRLLMVKADGSVLVHSDGGSYKPLNWMSPPCRLDVAAAAGPDAAAGAVEVWTVQNAKTDDRLVVRVHEVHADHSIELGVDPGLVKDGVEAHLQKLLAEQIALLGPGHQLVRREYPTAIGPVDILARDPAGASVAVEIKRRGDIDGVEQLTRYLELLNRDPHLAPVRGVFAAQEIKPQARVLATDRGIRCLVLDYDAMRGLDDVGSRLF from the coding sequence GTGCGTGTCGTCATCGCGAAGTGCTCCGTGGACTACTCCGGTCGTCTGGACGCCCACCTGCCCCTCGCCACCCGGCTGCTCATGGTCAAGGCCGACGGGTCGGTGCTCGTCCACTCCGACGGCGGCTCCTACAAGCCGCTGAACTGGATGAGCCCACCGTGCCGGCTCGACGTCGCCGCGGCGGCCGGGCCGGACGCCGCGGCCGGGGCCGTCGAGGTCTGGACCGTGCAGAACGCCAAGACCGACGACCGCCTGGTCGTGCGGGTCCACGAGGTCCACGCCGACCACAGCATCGAGCTCGGGGTCGACCCGGGCCTGGTCAAGGACGGCGTCGAGGCCCACCTGCAGAAGCTCCTCGCCGAGCAGATCGCCCTTCTCGGCCCCGGCCACCAGCTCGTGCGGCGCGAGTACCCGACGGCCATCGGCCCCGTCGACATCCTGGCCAGGGACCCCGCCGGCGCCAGCGTGGCGGTGGAGATCAAGCGGCGCGGCGACATCGACGGCGTGGAGCAGCTCACCCGCTACCTCGAGCTGCTCAACCGCGACCCCCACCTCGCCCCGGTCCGGGGGGTCTTCGCCGCCCAGGAGATCAAGCCCCAGGCCCGGGTCCTGGCCACCGACCGGGGGATCCGCTGCCTCGTCCTGGACTACGACGCCATGCGCGGCCTGGACGACGTGGGCTCGCGGCTGTTCTGA